The Alcanivorax sediminis genome window below encodes:
- a CDS encoding cob(I)yrinic acid a,c-diamide adenosyltransferase, translating into MTDKTRINRVITRTGDKGDTGLADGSRVSKNHPRIIALGELDELNSMLGVLRTHRLEGDLDSLLGLLQQRLFDIGGELAIPGRVVIDDHDLVEVEAQADTLNAELPPLKEFVLPGGHAAAAWCHHCRTVARRVERQMVTLHSEDDDAVNPVSLALVNRLSDLLFIMARLINQRNEHPETLWKPKN; encoded by the coding sequence ATGACCGACAAAACGCGCATCAACCGCGTCATCACCCGCACTGGCGACAAGGGCGATACCGGCCTGGCGGACGGCTCCCGTGTCAGCAAGAACCATCCCCGCATTATCGCGCTGGGCGAACTGGATGAGCTGAACAGTATGCTCGGGGTCCTGCGCACCCACCGCCTTGAAGGAGATCTTGATTCGCTACTGGGGCTGCTTCAGCAACGCCTTTTTGATATCGGCGGCGAACTGGCCATTCCTGGTCGGGTGGTGATTGATGATCACGATCTGGTGGAGGTGGAAGCCCAGGCCGATACGCTGAATGCAGAGCTGCCTCCGCTGAAGGAGTTTGTCCTGCCCGGCGGCCACGCCGCCGCCGCCTGGTGCCACCATTGCCGAACTGTTGCGCGTCGGGTAGAGCGCCAAATGGTGACCCTGCACAGCGAGGACGATGACGCGGTAAACCCGGTCAGCCTGGCGCTGGTCAATCGCCTTTCCGATCTGCTGTTCATCATGGCCCGATTGATCAACCAGCGTAATGAGCACCCGGAAACGCTGTGGAAACCGAAAAACTGA
- a CDS encoding MGMT family protein, producing the protein MNDEFRDAVYQIVAAIPAGKVSSYGAVARQAGFPRHARFVGRLMSQLPTGSRLPWHRVLRGDGHIALAGTPTGEVQIQRLLDENVPVTGGRVAKAYFVTWND; encoded by the coding sequence ATGAACGATGAATTCCGAGACGCCGTCTACCAGATCGTTGCCGCCATCCCGGCAGGCAAGGTCAGCAGCTATGGTGCGGTGGCCAGACAGGCCGGCTTTCCGCGCCATGCCCGCTTCGTCGGCCGGCTGATGAGTCAGCTGCCGACGGGCAGCCGTCTTCCCTGGCACCGGGTGCTCCGCGGGGACGGGCACATCGCCCTGGCCGGCACTCCGACAGGTGAAGTGCAAATTCAGCGACTACTGGATGAAAATGTCCCGGTCACCGGCGGCCGAGTGGCCAAAGCCTATTTTGTGACGTGGAACGACTGA
- the groES gene encoding co-chaperone GroES, protein MNIRPLHDRVLVRREEEETKSAGGIVLPGSATEKPSRGEVIAAGNGKITENGDVRPLDVKKGDKVIFGQYAGNTVKVEGEELLIMSESEILAVIEG, encoded by the coding sequence ATGAACATCCGTCCTTTGCATGATCGCGTGCTGGTTCGCCGTGAAGAAGAAGAAACCAAGTCCGCTGGCGGTATTGTGCTGCCCGGTTCTGCCACCGAGAAGCCGTCCCGTGGTGAAGTGATCGCCGCCGGTAACGGCAAGATCACCGAAAACGGTGATGTGCGTCCGCTGGACGTGAAGAAGGGCGACAAGGTGATCTTCGGTCAGTACGCCGGCAACACCGTGAAGGTGGAAGGCGAAGAACTGCTGATCATGAGCGAATCCGAGATCCTGGCCGTCATCGAAGGTTAA
- the rrtA gene encoding rhombosortase codes for MQPRDKKLRPQFIAFAVVLAVLGIEHQFLNPWLAFDRAAIEAGQVWRVFTCHLVHLNSWHLLLNLSGLVLCGYFFEDLLDRFRFWAWLIFCGLTSGLALYFIDGQLMHYVGLSGILHGLLILCLLLGWRGNPVLHSVVLAVIVGRMISEHLPGYDVDYLQNWINGRVYVNAHLYGAISGVALWGFIKGGEWFVGQREQTE; via the coding sequence ATGCAACCCAGAGACAAAAAACTGCGTCCCCAATTTATTGCCTTTGCTGTGGTGCTGGCGGTGCTGGGTATTGAGCATCAGTTTTTGAACCCGTGGCTGGCGTTTGATCGGGCGGCTATCGAAGCGGGGCAGGTGTGGCGGGTTTTTACTTGCCACCTGGTCCACCTCAATAGCTGGCATCTGCTACTCAATTTGTCCGGTTTGGTGCTGTGCGGTTATTTTTTTGAAGATCTACTCGATCGATTTCGTTTCTGGGCATGGCTGATTTTCTGCGGACTCACGTCTGGGCTTGCGCTGTATTTTATCGATGGCCAGTTGATGCACTATGTGGGGCTGTCCGGGATTCTGCATGGCCTGCTGATTCTATGCCTGCTGCTGGGATGGCGGGGCAACCCGGTGCTGCACTCGGTGGTGCTGGCGGTGATTGTAGGGCGCATGATCAGTGAACACTTGCCCGGCTATGACGTGGACTATCTGCAAAACTGGATTAACGGGCGTGTATATGTAAATGCCCATCTTTACGGGGCCATTAGTGGTGTGGCCCTTTGGGGATTTATCAAAGGGGGAGAATGGTTTGTCGGTCAACGAGAGCAAACAGAATAA
- the groL gene encoding chaperonin GroEL (60 kDa chaperone family; promotes refolding of misfolded polypeptides especially under stressful conditions; forms two stacked rings of heptamers to form a barrel-shaped 14mer; ends can be capped by GroES; misfolded proteins enter the barrel where they are refolded when GroES binds) — MAKEVLFRDEARARMAKGVNILADAVKVTLGPKGRNVVLEKSFGAPNITKDGVSVAKEIELEDKFENMGAQMVKEVASKANDEAGDGTTTATVLAQAIVNEGLKSVAAGMNPMDLKRGIDKAVTAVVEELKKLSTPCDSTKSIEQVGTISANSDKSVGEIIAQAMEKVGQEGVITVEEGQSLQNELEVVEGMQFDRGYLSPYFINNQEKMQVELESPYILLVDKKISNIRELLPVLENVAKQGKPLLIIAEDIEGEALATLVVNNMRGIIKCAAVKAPGFGDRRKAMLQDIAILTGGTVISEEVGLSLENVSLEDLGTAKKVNIDKENTTIVDGAGQQADIDGRVEQIRREIENSSSDYDKEKLQERVAKLAGGVAVIKIGAATEVEMKEKKARVDDALHATRAAVEEGVVPGGGVALVRALANMGDLQGDNEEQNAGIAIAIRALQAPLRQIAFNAGAEASVIVQEVRNGSGNYGYNAATGEYGDMLEMGILDPAKVTRTALQAAASIAGLMITTEAMVADKPEENAGGAPDMGGMGGMGGMGGMM; from the coding sequence ATGGCTAAAGAAGTACTGTTTCGTGATGAAGCCCGTGCCCGTATGGCCAAAGGCGTAAACATCCTGGCTGACGCGGTTAAAGTCACCCTGGGTCCGAAAGGCCGCAACGTGGTGCTGGAGAAATCCTTTGGTGCGCCCAACATCACCAAAGATGGTGTGTCTGTGGCGAAGGAAATCGAGCTGGAAGACAAGTTCGAAAACATGGGCGCCCAGATGGTAAAAGAAGTGGCGTCCAAGGCGAACGACGAAGCGGGTGACGGTACCACCACGGCCACCGTGCTGGCCCAGGCCATCGTGAATGAAGGCCTCAAGTCTGTTGCCGCTGGCATGAACCCCATGGATCTGAAGCGCGGTATCGACAAGGCAGTAACTGCCGTGGTGGAAGAGCTGAAGAAGCTGTCCACCCCGTGCGACAGCACCAAGAGCATCGAGCAGGTTGGCACCATCTCCGCCAACTCTGACAAGTCCGTCGGTGAAATCATCGCCCAGGCCATGGAAAAAGTGGGCCAGGAAGGTGTGATCACCGTTGAAGAAGGCCAGTCCCTGCAGAACGAGCTGGAAGTGGTTGAAGGGATGCAGTTCGATCGTGGCTACCTGAGCCCTTACTTCATCAACAACCAGGAAAAGATGCAGGTTGAGCTGGAATCTCCCTACATCCTGCTGGTGGACAAGAAGATCTCCAACATTCGCGAACTGCTGCCGGTTCTCGAGAACGTGGCCAAGCAGGGCAAGCCTCTGCTGATCATCGCTGAAGACATCGAAGGCGAAGCGCTTGCCACTCTGGTCGTGAACAACATGCGTGGCATTATCAAGTGTGCTGCGGTGAAGGCGCCGGGCTTTGGTGATCGTCGCAAGGCCATGCTGCAGGATATCGCTATCCTGACCGGTGGTACCGTGATCAGTGAAGAAGTGGGTCTGAGCCTGGAAAACGTATCCCTGGAAGACCTGGGTACGGCCAAGAAAGTGAACATCGACAAGGAAAATACCACCATTGTTGATGGCGCTGGCCAGCAGGCTGATATCGACGGCCGCGTTGAGCAGATTCGTCGTGAAATTGAAAACTCCTCTTCTGATTACGACAAAGAGAAGCTGCAAGAGCGTGTGGCCAAGCTGGCTGGCGGTGTTGCCGTAATCAAGATCGGTGCTGCCACCGAAGTGGAAATGAAAGAGAAGAAAGCCCGCGTCGACGATGCCCTGCACGCAACCCGTGCTGCGGTAGAAGAGGGTGTGGTACCGGGTGGTGGTGTGGCGCTGGTTCGTGCGCTGGCCAACATGGGTGACCTGCAGGGTGACAACGAAGAGCAGAACGCGGGTATCGCCATCGCGATCCGCGCCCTGCAGGCGCCGCTGCGCCAGATCGCCTTCAACGCGGGCGCTGAAGCGTCTGTTATCGTGCAGGAAGTTCGCAACGGTTCCGGTAACTACGGTTACAACGCGGCCACTGGTGAGTACGGCGACATGCTGGAAATGGGTATCCTGGATCCCGCCAAGGTAACCCGTACTGCGCTGCAGGCTGCGGCTTCCATCGCCGGCCTGATGATCACCACCGAAGCCATGGTGGCTGACAAGCCGGAAGAAAACGCCGGTGGCGCTCCAGATATGGGCGGCATGGGTGGCATGGGCGGTATGGGCGGCATGATGTAA
- a CDS encoding GGDEF domain-containing response regulator, whose amino-acid sequence MNSAEMEILVVDDARFSAAVVNRTLAAAGYTHIRHANSAQDALGQLAQQPADLVVADWLMPGMDGLELTRRIRQNDEASNRYTYVLLLTAREGVDALQQAFDQGVDDFVSKSSMTEQLQHRVMAADRIIQRHNRVQADYQRMLTFNRQLKKQALVDPLTGFGNRQDSNRSLQNALKQAEKRGGAACLILLRLEEFESLQQQRGQKVMQQGVLAFSRRLRQSVRPMDTLCRIQPDLFCLITWQPDLQHCDPGSFRRLYETLNHRAYQTAAGFISLQVSMALTCSEGAIEPEKLFEKANAELTLSVSEKRIVAAVANG is encoded by the coding sequence ATGAACTCTGCCGAAATGGAAATTCTGGTCGTCGATGACGCCCGCTTCTCAGCGGCGGTGGTCAATCGTACCCTGGCTGCCGCCGGTTACACCCACATTCGTCATGCCAACAGTGCTCAGGACGCGCTGGGTCAACTGGCCCAGCAACCTGCAGATCTGGTGGTGGCCGACTGGCTCATGCCAGGCATGGACGGGCTGGAATTGACCCGTCGCATTCGCCAAAACGACGAAGCCAGTAACCGCTACACCTATGTGCTGCTGCTCACGGCCCGGGAAGGGGTGGATGCCCTGCAGCAAGCCTTCGATCAAGGTGTCGATGACTTCGTCTCAAAGTCTTCCATGACCGAGCAACTGCAGCATCGCGTCATGGCCGCCGACCGAATCATCCAGCGCCATAACCGGGTTCAGGCCGACTACCAGCGCATGCTGACCTTCAACCGTCAGCTCAAGAAACAGGCCCTGGTGGACCCTCTCACCGGCTTTGGCAACCGTCAGGACAGCAACCGTTCACTGCAAAACGCCCTCAAGCAAGCAGAGAAACGCGGCGGCGCCGCCTGCCTGATCCTGTTGCGTCTGGAAGAATTCGAGTCCTTGCAGCAACAACGTGGCCAGAAGGTCATGCAGCAAGGGGTGCTGGCTTTCAGCCGGCGACTGCGCCAGTCAGTGCGCCCCATGGACACCCTGTGCCGAATCCAGCCGGATCTGTTCTGCCTGATTACCTGGCAGCCAGACCTTCAACATTGCGATCCCGGCAGCTTCCGGCGTCTGTATGAAACCCTAAACCACCGTGCTTACCAGACCGCTGCCGGCTTCATCAGCCTGCAGGTCAGCATGGCACTAACCTGTTCCGAGGGCGCCATCGAGCCTGAAAAGCTGTTTGAAAAAGCCAACGCTGAGCTGACGTTATCCGTTTCTGAGAAACGTATTGTGGCTGCCGTGGCCAACGGCTGA
- a CDS encoding HugZ family pyridoxamine 5'-phosphate oxidase: MDQIAQARAFVYQHSHAALATVDSKGQPLATAVNVVPDGQGSLLMLMSDLAEHTVNIRHHPAVSLMWVEEAHSDWQAAQRLSVTGELEQVPVEAGERFLQVFPHMRDYLQLDFHFYALRPLKVRWIPGFGKAAWLEGAALLPAHGWDLAREQGMVEHMNADHSDACDHYLSLLGCPGEGAVMLAVDPWGSWLLHEGNLHRLPFANRAEDAVQVREALVALARTPV; encoded by the coding sequence ATGGATCAGATTGCGCAGGCCCGGGCCTTTGTCTATCAGCACAGTCATGCGGCACTGGCCACCGTGGATAGCAAGGGGCAGCCCCTCGCCACTGCAGTGAATGTGGTGCCGGATGGACAGGGGAGCCTGCTCATGCTGATGAGCGATCTGGCCGAGCATACCGTTAATATCCGTCATCACCCTGCGGTCTCCCTGATGTGGGTCGAGGAGGCACACAGCGACTGGCAGGCAGCACAGCGACTCTCCGTGACCGGAGAGCTTGAGCAGGTACCCGTGGAAGCTGGTGAGCGGTTTCTGCAGGTATTCCCACACATGCGTGACTACCTGCAGCTGGACTTCCACTTCTATGCCTTAAGGCCCTTAAAAGTGCGCTGGATCCCAGGGTTCGGCAAGGCCGCGTGGCTGGAGGGGGCAGCGCTGCTGCCGGCACATGGCTGGGATCTGGCCCGCGAGCAGGGCATGGTGGAACATATGAATGCGGACCACAGTGATGCCTGTGATCACTACCTGAGCCTGCTGGGTTGCCCCGGTGAAGGGGCGGTGATGCTGGCGGTGGATCCCTGGGGGAGCTGGCTGTTGCATGAAGGCAACCTGCACCGCCTGCCTTTCGCCAACCGTGCCGAGGATGCCGTTCAGGTCCGTGAAGCGCTGGTTGCTCTGGCGCGTACCCCCGTTTAG
- a CDS encoding SDR family oxidoreductase, translated as MDLNQKVIVVTGAGRGLGRGIATYFAGKGARIACVDLNQEDLDATVAACKEAGGDARAYIANVAKEEDVEALFNNVGNDFGALHGLVNNAGITRDGLLVKFKDGEVVSKMSLQQWQAVIDVNLTGVFLCGREAAAKMLELGTEEGVIVNISSLARHGSFGQSNYSAAKSAVAAMAEVWAKELARYNIRTGAVAPGTINTDMLAAMKPEARERLVQAVPLRRLGEAEHIARSVAFIFETDYFTGRCIDMDGGLR; from the coding sequence ATGGATCTGAACCAGAAAGTGATTGTAGTGACCGGTGCGGGTCGTGGCCTGGGCCGCGGTATTGCCACCTACTTCGCCGGCAAGGGTGCGCGCATCGCCTGTGTAGACCTGAACCAGGAAGACCTCGACGCCACCGTCGCCGCGTGCAAGGAAGCCGGTGGCGACGCCCGTGCCTACATCGCCAACGTTGCGAAAGAAGAAGACGTTGAAGCCCTGTTTAACAACGTGGGCAACGATTTCGGCGCTCTGCACGGTCTGGTGAACAATGCCGGTATCACCCGTGACGGCCTGCTGGTGAAGTTCAAGGACGGTGAAGTAGTGAGCAAGATGAGCCTGCAGCAATGGCAAGCCGTGATCGACGTGAACCTGACCGGGGTATTCCTGTGTGGCCGTGAAGCCGCCGCCAAAATGCTGGAGCTGGGCACCGAAGAAGGCGTGATCGTCAACATTTCTTCCCTGGCCCGTCACGGCAGTTTCGGCCAGAGCAACTACTCTGCCGCCAAGTCCGCCGTTGCAGCCATGGCTGAGGTGTGGGCGAAGGAACTGGCCCGTTACAACATCCGCACCGGCGCCGTGGCCCCGGGTACCATCAACACCGACATGCTGGCCGCCATGAAGCCGGAAGCCCGCGAGCGTCTGGTGCAGGCGGTCCCGCTGCGTCGTCTGGGTGAAGCCGAGCACATCGCGCGCTCCGTGGCCTTCATCTTCGAGACCGACTACTTCACCGGTCGATGCATCGATATGGATGGCGGCCTGCGTTAA
- a CDS encoding TonB-dependent receptor plug domain-containing protein: MQRNLVLAASLLISGQIVASNDIQAVKVSGAAGLQLASELPTGTIVIDRQMIDSLPASDLTEVLDSVAGLQSSQLYGINGAGASVDLLGFGGTGNQNTLILLNGRRLTGIDLGAPELTGIPLAAIERIDILPGAGAALYGNGATGGTINIITRQRYQNSAGVEASTGSFNTEGGQLYATAGRENLSGALAGQSLSSDGYRENNRTRNKNLFADLRYQGEGFQAYFTATGQEQYTGLPGGRSVTATENQFRNDPEGTDNPDDNVDQNSYWLMPGLRINVSDRTALTLDAARRRQHQEFDFVSGSYTSDTVIDTFSLTPKLEGQLTTGGAVHNWTLGFDLYKYDYVSDTSFGNRDLEQDQRAWYLHNLVSVTPKLSVSAGARRLESTLSGEGDNKEQDGEMYEGGLRYTFTGNLALFAGAQRSVRIANLDELTPFNPPIDPQTGRTYTLGASWSEGIQHSTLTLWRAEIENEILFDPASFTNRNLDDPTVHKGISINSRWRLDKDLTLTANASAQQARFDGGQYSGNDVPLVPEHTMSVSADWQALPWLSAQLSHRYLGDRHYDSDLANEYTKLDHYRSTDLQLTARYRGAYLRAGGYNLENHLVADYGVYSAGTGGTTLYPLPERHYRVAIGYEF; encoded by the coding sequence ATGCAACGTAATCTTGTTTTGGCAGCCAGCCTGCTCATCAGTGGCCAGATCGTGGCCAGCAACGACATTCAGGCCGTGAAGGTCAGTGGCGCCGCCGGCCTGCAGCTGGCCAGCGAGCTGCCCACCGGCACGATTGTGATTGATCGACAGATGATCGACAGCCTGCCCGCCAGCGACCTCACCGAAGTACTGGACTCCGTCGCCGGGCTGCAAAGCAGCCAGCTTTACGGTATCAACGGGGCCGGCGCCAGTGTGGACCTGCTGGGCTTTGGCGGCACGGGTAACCAGAACACCCTGATTCTGCTCAACGGCCGCCGCCTGACCGGTATTGACCTTGGCGCTCCGGAACTCACGGGCATTCCTTTGGCCGCCATCGAGCGCATCGACATCTTGCCCGGCGCCGGTGCCGCGCTTTACGGGAATGGCGCCACCGGCGGCACTATCAACATCATCACTCGCCAGCGCTACCAGAACAGCGCGGGCGTGGAAGCCAGCACCGGCAGTTTCAATACCGAGGGCGGCCAGCTGTATGCCACCGCAGGCCGCGAGAACCTGAGCGGCGCACTGGCGGGCCAGTCGCTGAGCAGTGATGGCTACCGGGAGAACAATCGCACCCGTAACAAGAATCTGTTCGCGGATCTGCGCTATCAGGGCGAAGGCTTCCAGGCTTATTTCACCGCCACTGGGCAAGAGCAATACACCGGGCTACCTGGTGGACGCAGTGTCACTGCCACGGAGAATCAATTCCGAAACGATCCCGAAGGCACCGACAACCCCGATGACAATGTGGATCAGAACAGCTACTGGTTGATGCCCGGGTTACGCATCAACGTCTCCGACCGCACTGCGTTGACACTGGACGCCGCGCGCCGCCGCCAGCATCAGGAGTTCGATTTTGTTTCCGGCAGCTATACCAGCGATACGGTGATTGATACCTTCAGCCTGACCCCAAAACTGGAAGGACAGCTCACCACTGGCGGCGCGGTACACAACTGGACGCTGGGCTTTGACCTCTACAAGTATGACTACGTCAGTGACACCAGCTTTGGCAACCGGGACCTGGAACAGGATCAGCGAGCCTGGTACCTGCACAATCTGGTCAGTGTGACGCCCAAGCTGTCCGTCAGTGCCGGTGCCCGCCGCCTGGAAAGTACCCTGAGCGGAGAAGGCGATAACAAGGAGCAGGACGGCGAAATGTATGAGGGTGGCCTGCGCTATACCTTCACGGGCAACCTGGCCCTGTTTGCCGGTGCCCAGCGCAGCGTTCGAATTGCCAATCTGGACGAGTTGACCCCGTTCAATCCACCTATTGATCCGCAAACCGGGCGCACCTATACCCTGGGCGCCAGCTGGTCAGAAGGCATTCAGCACTCCACCCTGACCCTGTGGCGCGCCGAGATCGAGAATGAAATCCTCTTTGATCCCGCCAGCTTCACCAACCGCAACCTGGATGATCCCACCGTTCACAAGGGCATCAGCATCAATTCCCGTTGGCGCCTGGACAAGGACCTGACCCTGACGGCCAACGCCAGCGCTCAACAGGCCCGTTTCGATGGTGGCCAGTACAGCGGCAATGATGTGCCCCTGGTGCCAGAGCACACCATGAGTGTGAGCGCCGACTGGCAGGCGCTACCCTGGCTGTCTGCCCAGCTGAGCCATCGTTATCTCGGTGATCGTCACTATGACAGCGACCTGGCCAACGAATACACCAAACTGGATCATTACCGCAGCACCGACCTGCAGCTGACCGCCCGCTACCGCGGCGCCTACCTGCGCGCCGGTGGTTACAACCTGGAAAACCATCTGGTGGCGGACTACGGCGTTTACAGTGCAGGGACCGGTGGCACGACACTCTATCCGTTGCCAGAGCGGCATTACCGCGTTGCCATCGGCTACGAGTTTTAA
- a CDS encoding AmpG family muropeptide MFS transporter: MPSQTSSWQQSLKAFLHPRVVTMFFYGFSAGIPLLLIFSSLSLWLREAGVDRSTVTYFSWAALAYSFKFLWAPLIDRLPVPGLTRLLGRRRAWLLVSQLAVALSIFTIAQVDPTQPGALNLMALTVVMLGFTAATQDIVIDAYRIESAGVELQALMSSSYIAGYRIGMLTSGAGSLVLASQLGSTSEAYSYSAWQTTYALMALTMLVGAITTLIIREPENPRPSSSQYNSRQYLRFLSIFVVGITTFVAMYIVTGPEAAALRSALNDIVHNSPLSGLIVESCRLALAIAVVLMVVKLMALTPLYEQQLVEESYIEPVRDFFRRYGTRLALVILLFVGFYRISDIVLGVISNVFFEDMGFTKTEIAAVVKTFGLFMTIAGGFLGGLLAVRHGVIKVLYLGAILTVATNLLFLWLAQAGHDIRILYVVISADNLSAGLASAAFVAFLSQLTNVSFTAVQYAIFSSLMTLLPKTIGGYSGSMVDNLGYPGFFLLASLMGVPVLGLIYLIQRKGAFKE; the protein is encoded by the coding sequence ATGCCCTCACAAACCTCCAGCTGGCAGCAGTCGTTGAAAGCCTTCCTGCACCCCCGTGTCGTCACCATGTTTTTTTACGGGTTTTCTGCCGGGATTCCGTTACTGCTGATTTTTTCCTCACTTTCTCTCTGGCTGCGTGAAGCCGGTGTGGACCGCTCCACCGTCACCTACTTTAGCTGGGCCGCGCTGGCCTATTCGTTCAAGTTCCTCTGGGCACCGCTGATTGATCGACTTCCGGTTCCGGGCCTGACCCGCTTGCTGGGCCGGCGCCGAGCCTGGCTGTTGGTGTCGCAACTGGCCGTCGCACTATCGATCTTCACCATTGCCCAGGTCGATCCTACCCAGCCCGGCGCCCTCAACCTGATGGCACTCACCGTAGTGATGCTGGGCTTCACCGCGGCTACCCAGGATATTGTGATTGATGCCTACCGTATCGAGTCCGCCGGGGTAGAGCTCCAGGCCCTGATGTCTTCGTCCTACATCGCCGGGTACCGGATAGGCATGCTTACCTCCGGGGCCGGATCACTGGTACTGGCCAGCCAACTGGGCTCCACCAGCGAGGCCTACAGCTACAGCGCCTGGCAAACCACCTACGCCTTGATGGCCCTGACCATGCTGGTGGGGGCTATCACCACGCTGATTATTCGCGAACCGGAAAACCCCAGACCATCATCCAGTCAGTACAACAGCCGGCAATACCTGCGCTTCCTGAGCATCTTTGTGGTCGGCATAACGACTTTCGTGGCCATGTACATTGTGACTGGGCCAGAGGCTGCAGCGTTACGGAGTGCACTCAACGATATCGTCCACAACTCGCCCCTGTCAGGCCTCATCGTCGAGTCTTGCCGATTGGCTCTTGCCATCGCGGTGGTCCTCATGGTCGTGAAACTGATGGCACTGACTCCACTCTATGAACAGCAGCTGGTGGAAGAGAGCTACATCGAACCCGTGCGGGACTTCTTTCGCCGTTACGGCACCCGGCTGGCGCTGGTGATACTGCTTTTTGTGGGGTTTTACCGGATCTCAGACATTGTTCTTGGCGTGATTTCCAATGTGTTCTTTGAGGACATGGGCTTTACCAAGACCGAGATTGCCGCCGTGGTCAAAACCTTCGGCCTGTTCATGACCATCGCTGGCGGCTTCCTTGGCGGCCTGCTGGCTGTTCGCCATGGCGTGATCAAGGTGCTGTATCTTGGTGCGATCCTGACCGTCGCCACCAACCTGCTGTTCCTGTGGCTGGCCCAGGCCGGCCACGATATCCGCATCCTCTATGTGGTGATCTCGGCCGACAACCTCAGCGCAGGATTGGCCAGCGCCGCCTTTGTGGCATTCCTGTCCCAGCTAACCAATGTGTCCTTCACCGCTGTGCAATACGCCATCTTCAGCTCACTGATGACCCTGCTGCCGAAAACCATCGGTGGCTACTCCGGCAGCATGGTGGATAACCTGGGTTATCCTGGCTTCTTCCTGCTGGCCAGCCTGATGGGGGTGCCCGTGCTGGGACTGATTTATCTGATCCAGCGCAAAGGGGCCTTTAAAGAATGA
- a CDS encoding ketopantoate reductase family protein, with protein sequence MTPPLPHWYLLGAGNMGTLAAWHLLQAGHSVTVIKSGNGVSLTKILQLPDGHSTTFTLPVLAPEALTGPIDHLLVAVKTPYSQFALSPITHRIHPDSLVVRFQNGLGALDGLLPMGVAIVDAVSTSAVKGQHPHHQIVAENTTWLGGPIDEPGWFRELQSHWPNLQWCENIHTPQWKKLVANVVINPLTALHDVPNGHIVDNPALRQLAEQLCAEADAVLQALDPSWPGHSLNSVLAVASATAGNTSSMRADWQHGAITEIEAINGWLVKQAGRLGIPAPHNRRIVALLTK encoded by the coding sequence ATGACACCCCCACTCCCCCACTGGTATTTACTGGGCGCCGGCAACATGGGCACCCTGGCCGCCTGGCACCTGCTGCAGGCGGGGCACTCGGTAACCGTTATCAAGTCGGGGAACGGCGTGTCCCTGACAAAAATCCTGCAACTGCCGGATGGGCATAGCACGACCTTCACACTCCCGGTCCTGGCCCCGGAGGCCCTGACCGGCCCCATCGACCACTTGCTCGTCGCGGTGAAAACGCCCTATAGCCAATTTGCCCTTTCGCCCATTACCCACCGAATCCACCCAGACAGTCTGGTGGTTCGTTTCCAGAACGGCCTCGGCGCGCTGGATGGGCTCCTGCCAATGGGGGTGGCCATTGTGGATGCTGTCTCCACCAGCGCGGTAAAGGGCCAACACCCACATCACCAGATCGTTGCGGAAAACACCACCTGGCTGGGCGGTCCGATTGACGAACCTGGCTGGTTCAGAGAGCTACAGTCCCACTGGCCCAACTTGCAGTGGTGCGAAAATATCCATACGCCGCAATGGAAAAAACTGGTGGCCAACGTGGTGATCAATCCCCTGACTGCGCTGCATGATGTGCCCAATGGTCACATCGTGGACAACCCCGCTCTGCGGCAGTTGGCCGAACAGCTTTGTGCGGAGGCTGATGCCGTTCTTCAGGCCCTTGACCCCAGCTGGCCCGGCCACTCACTGAACAGCGTGCTGGCAGTGGCTAGCGCTACCGCAGGCAATACCTCTTCCATGCGCGCGGACTGGCAGCATGGCGCCATTACCGAAATCGAGGCAATCAATGGTTGGTTGGTAAAACAGGCTGGCAGGCTGGGGATCCCCGCTCCGCATAACCGCAGAATAGTGGCGCTACTGACAAAATAA